In Novosphingobium sp. G106, the sequence TGACCGCATTTTTGCTGTCGACGACAAGCTGTTCGATTCTACGCATCCGGCTCCCGGCAAGCGCCTTAGCGGCCAGCCAGCAGGAACACGGTTGTCGCTCACCCTCGAGGCGGGAAGGCAAACTTCGCTAGTCCTGAGGGATTATTTCTAACTGTGGCTTAAGTGGTGACAGCGAAACGATCGCTTAACGCCAGGTTGTCAACCCAATATATTTGTGGCTATCCTTTAAAAACATTCGTTTGCAAGCCTCTGGCTGCTCTCTCACACTCTGTGAAAGGCCATCGTGATAATAACTGGCACAGGCCCGTTCCAGCTACGAGAGGAATGCCTCATGAAGTGGCGGGCAGAGAAGCCACCGACACCGGGCTCACCATTTTCCTGGCTCGGGATGATTTGGTCCGTCGTCATGGCGGCCATCATGTACGGGCTCTACCTGCTCCACGACTTTCGTGTATTAAGCGAAGAGCAGATCATGCTCTTCGTCTTCATAGTCGTACCGGTCGCCGCTTTTGTCCTGTCCGGCGCGGGGCAGGATCGGAGTCAAAACGAAGCGGACGCCGCCGAAGATTAACTTACGGGACCAGATGGACGCCTGATTGAGGATCGCCCGTGGAGGGCTTGGCGTCCTGAACTGCCGTGGGATTTGTTACCTCAAAATTGTTGCGCTCATCCATCAATATTTTGCTCTACGCCTTGGATGCCATGCTCAGCTATCGGCATCTGCTCAAGGAAGGTGCTGACCACGGTCGCAAATGATCGTGACAAATCCCCACAGCAGTTTGTCACGGTAGCGATTGATGACCATCCCGCTAGCAGCGCTCCGCCGCCTGCCTCCCATCGCGCTGGACATTGATCCGCAAAAGCTGCTCTTTTCGATGAGTAGTTTTATCGCGGCAGCTCTCACTCTCGGTGTGGCTTTCTGGGCCAGTCTACCGCGGCCCTGGTGGGCGCTCTTGACAGTCTATGTGACCGCACAGCCCATGGCAGGTGCGTTCCGTCCCAAGGCCCTCTACCGGCTCGGCGGAATCGCAACGGGTGCGGTGGTCACGATCGCCCTTGTTCCCAATCTGCAGTCCACACCTGAGTTGCTGGTCCTGTGCCTCGCAGTCTGGACCGGCTTTTGTATCTATATTGCGGTCCTGGACCGTACTCCGCGCGCTTTCCTGTTCCAAATGGCGGCTTTTAGTTCGGCGGTGATGAGCTTTCCCTATCTCGACGATCCCGGCAACATTTTCGAAACGACAATCGCGCGCGTTGAAGAGATGACGCTCGCCATTCTTTGCGTCACCGCTTCCCACGCCCTGCTCCAGCCGTGGAGTGCCACTCCGGTTATTCGGGCCCGCGCACAAGCATTTCTTAGTCATGCGCGGCGATGGACCGCCGAAGCGTTGGGCCGACATCACACCCGTCTCGAGAATGAGCATCGCCGCACTTTGGCAGCCGATGTGACTGAACTTGGCATGATTGCGATCCACTTGCCTTTCGACCAGCGCTGGGCGCCGGCCACGATGCGTCGGGTAACGGCACTGCAGCAGCATCTTGCGAATATACTTCCGCTAGCGTCGGCAGCCGCCAACCGGCTCGACCGGCTGCGCGAGAGCGCCTCCCTTCCGCCCGTCCTTGAAGCGCTGCTCGAGGATACCATCGGTTGGTTGGTGTGCGAGGATGGCCAGCTAGCTCAAGTGGGGCCATTGGTGCGTCGTTGCGAAGCGATGGCGCTGGAAGCAGAAGCCAAGGGCGACTGGACCGCGCTGTTGACGGCGAGCGCCTGCACTCGCATTGCAGAGTTTCTGACCGCTCTTGCGGCGAGCCATCGCCTCGCTGCCAGGATCGGTTCCCCGGGCCGTCCCAATCTTGCTGCAGCGACCGCGTATCGCTTTGTGTTAGCGCGCGATCACGGGGTTGCGGCGCTCGCCGGATTCGCGACCGGAACAGCGATATTACTCTACTGCGCCGTCTGGATTCTGCTCGCCTGGCCGAACGGGTCAGCGACTGCCGCATTCGCAGCGTTAATCACTTGCTCCTTTGCCGCTCAGGACGATCCTGCGCCCATCATCGCTCACTATCTACTTGCAACGCTCAAAACCTTTCCCCTGGCAGCGCTTTACCTTTTCGTCATCCTGCCGCGGGTCGACGGGTACGAGATGCTGATAATCACTTTAGCGCCGGCGCTCTTGTGGATGGGATATATTCAGGCCGACCCGAAGCGATCCCCGCAAGCCTTGCCAATGTTCTCGTGCTTCATCGTAGCCATGGGTTTTCTCGCGCGATTCCAGGCGGATTTCGCGCTGTTCGTCAACACTGGGCTGGCGCAGCTTGGCGGTATTGTAGCGACTCTTGCAGTCACCCGAATGTTCCGGTCTGCCAATGCAGCTTGGACGGCGCGCCGCATCCTACGCGCTAATTGGGGTGAGCTTTCCCAGCTTGCAGATATAAGGCGACCATTCCTCGCCGAACGATGGACGGCTATGGCCGTCGACCGCCTTGGTCAGGTCGCCGCGCGCATGGCCTTCGCGGCACCGGGCGACGCTCTCCACGCCGCCGATGGGCTTGCAGATATGCGCGTTGGACGGAATATCATCCCGATCCGAAGCGCCCTCCCCCATGTGCCGCATGAAGCCAGGCATTTATTGGGCGTCGCTCTCGCGCGGCTCTCCCGCTTTTACGGTGAACGGTGGCGCGAAGGCCAAGCCATCGCTCCACCACAGATGCTCCTTGTGGAGCTCGACAAAGCCTTGAATGCTCTACTCGGGCTGGAGCTCAACGCGCCACGTCGGCGGGCACTACGGGCTCTCGTAGGCGTGCGCTGCAACCTGTTCCCGACTTCTGCGCCATTGGTGCCGGACGAAACAGTATGATCGACGAGATCCAGATCCTCGGCGTCTATGTGCCTGCCGCACTCGCATGGGCCGTCGTAGCAGCGATCTTCGTTTACGCGCTGCGCGCTCCTTTGCAGCAGCTGCCTGTCTACAGACTCCTCTGGCACCCGAGCCTGCTCGAACTTGCACTGTTCGTTCTCTCTTGGTGGGGGCTGAGCGCCCTGGCCGACACCTTCCTCTAGTGATGGGCCCTCAGCCAACTATGCTTCATCGACAGAATTTGTTGCGTTCCGCCGTTACCGCGACAGTGATCCTCGTGATCCTGGGCGGGATCTACGCGCTATGGCTGCGCTACCAGGTCGAACCCATAACACGCGACGGCAAAGTCCGTGCCGATATGGTTCCGGTGGCCGCCGACGTCGGTGGCCTCGTTTCGGAGGTGCGTGTAAGCGACAACGAAACAGTGAAAAAGGGCGACCTGCTTTTCGTGATTGACCGACCTCGTTATCGCCTCGCGCTGGAACAGGCCGAAGCGAACCTCGTCAATGCGCAAACTGCGCTCGCCCAGGCAGTCCGCGAGGACCGCCGAAACCGTGCGATGGCCGAATTGATCGCGGCTGAGGCCATCGAGCAGGGTCGTGCGAAGGTCGAGGGGCTGCGGGCCGCAGTAGGACAAGCCGTCGCGGCGCGCGATCTTGCCCATTTCAATCTCGAGCGCACCCTCGTTCGGGCCCCGGTTGAAGGGACTGTTTCGAATTTCTCGCTACAACCTGGCACCTATCTATCTGCCGGAAAGCCGGCTCTGGCGCTTGTTTTTGATCGGTCGCTGCGCGTTGAAGGCTACTTCGAGGAAACCAAGCTGCCCGCGATTAAGGTAGGCGACAGGGCAAGCATCTATCTGATGGGGGTTGCTGACGAGATCAGTGGTCATGTCCAAAGCATCGCGGGCGGCGTCGAGGACCGCGAACGCGCTGGAAGCGACGGACAACTCGCCAATGTGAATCCCTCGTTTACTTGGGTGCGCTTAGCGCAGCGCATCCCGGTTCGAATTGTGATCGACAAAGTCCCGGCCAATGTACGCTTGATCCCCGGCCAGACTGCGACAGTTGTTGTCCATCCGCGCAACGACGGGCGCGAAGTTCATCGGAGCCTACCGTGGTGAGAGCGCGCCTTCTTCTTGCCGTCGCCCTTCTTTCCGGCTGCGCCAAGGTCGGCCCCGACTATCATGTTCCCGATGCCGCGCTGGTGCACATCCCAGCAGCGCAGGGCGCGTTCCGCTTGGGCGGGGCTGTGAGCGTCGCCGAACCGCTCCCGGATCGGTGGTGGCAGCTCTACAACGATCCGGTGTTGGATAGTCTTGTGACACAAGCCCTCGCCGCAAATACCGACCTCAGGATAGCCCAAGCCAATCTCGAACGAGCTCTGGCGCTGCTCGATGCCTCAGGCGCCAGCCGGGAACTCCAAGGTCGCGTCGATGTGGACACGAGTCATTCGCAGCGCTCCGCCGAGGCCGAGCTGTCTCACGCGAAGCCACCTGAACGACAAATCTACAACGCCGGCATTGCAGTCAGTTACGATCTCGATCTCTTTGGCGGTCTGAAGCGGGGGATCGAGGCGGTGAACGCTGATGCTGAAGCTGCAGTCGCCGCGCGGGATTTGGTCCGGGTCAATGTTGCCGCCGAGACGGCTCGTGCCTATTCCGATATCTGCAACAGCGGTTCACAGATCCAGGTGCTTGACCGCGCAATCGCTCTACAAGAAAATATTCTCCGTCTGACGCGAATCCTGATCGTTCATGGTCGCGCCGCGCCTTATGAGATCGATCGGCGCCAGGTCGCACTCGAGACAAGCCGTTCGCGCCTACCGCGGCTCGCTGCGCGCCAACGCAATGCCCTTCTCAGGCTCACTGCGCTGCTGGGGCGCGTGCCCGGCGAGGCCGACACTGAGCTTTTGCGTTGCAATAGCCCGCTCCATATCGTGCAGGCCGTTCCCGTCGGTGATGGGCAAGCCCTTCTCAAGCGCCGGCCCGATATCAGGCTCGCCGAACGCCACCTAGCCGCCTCGACCGCGCGCATCGGCGTTGCGACGGCCGAGCTATATCCGGAGATCCGCCTAGGCGCTTCTGCGGGTTCGACCGGCGCTGCAGCCGATTTTCTGTCGCCATTGACCAACCGCTTCGGCTTCGGCCCTTCGATTAGTTGGATGCTTAATCGCCATGTCGTCCGCGCGCGGATCAACGCGGCCGATGCCCAAAGCCGTGCCGATCTGGCGGCGTTTGATGGCGCAGTGCTCAGGTCGCTGCGCGAAGTCGAGACGGCTCTTAACTCATACGAGGCCGGGATTGTTCAACAACAACGCCTGGAGTCCGCGCGCGCAGAGGCGACCCTTGTTGCCCGCCGCACGGCGCAGTTGCGGCGCGGCGGCAAAATCGGCGAACTCCCGGCGATCGAGGCCGATCGCGATCTGGTGGCAATGGAACAAGCAGCAGCTGAAGGACAAGCAGCGATTAATGATGACCAGATCACGCTTTTCCTGGCGCTCGGCGGCGGTTGGGGCTCCGGAGAGCGATGACCGAGGCAAGGCCTTAGCCGCCTTAATTATACGCAGCGCATTATTTCGGAGTGATTCTCACATTCATTCCAAGTTTGGGCTGACACCACAGACCGCGACACTCGTCAAATTGAGGATGCCGCGAGCAGTCACTCCCGGCGTCAACACGTGGATCGGCTGTGCGAGGCCCAGGAGCATCGGACCTATTGTCGGTGAACCGGATGACGCGGACAACGCCGTAAGGGTGATATTGGCAGCATCGAGATTCGGCATAATAAGCAGGTTGGCGGCACCACGAAATCTTGAATGGGGCACCAACTTGTCGCGCAGCGCTTCGCTCAATGCCACATCAGAATGCATCTCTCCATCTACCTGAAGATCCGGTGCTGCATCTCGCACCAGTGCGGTCGCAGTGCGCATCTTGCGCGCGCTCGGACTATGTGACGATCCAAAATTCGAATGTGAAAGCATGGCGATCCGCGGTTCCAAACCAAAGCGGCGCACTGCTTCAGCGGCTAAAAGTGTCATTTCAGCTACCTGTTCGGCCGTTGGATCTGGCACCATGTGCGTGTCCGCCAAAAACAGCGCGCCCGCGTCGAGTATGAGGCCGGAAAGGGCGTATACCCTCCCCTGCACTCGATCAATGATGCGCAGCACATGCTCAATCTCGCCCCAATATTCCGAGTTGCCCCCGACCAGGGCCGCGTCCACTTGGCCCGTCTTCAAAAGCATTGCCGCGGTCACGGTGGGCGACCGCTGAACGTGACGGTGAACCTGCGTTGCAGGGACGCCCTTGCGAGCGGAAACGGCAAGGTAAGCATCCGCGAGTTTCCCCAACAGCTCGTGATCCGTCTCAGTATCCACCAAATCAAGATCACGGTCGATATCGATTTGCAGACCGAGTTCGGGTAGCTTCCGTTCCAATATGCGACGCCGCGCCACTAACGTCGGGCGCACCATACCTTCCTGCAGAGCGTCCTGCACAGCGCGCAGCACGCGGCCGTCCTCGCCCTCACCGTATGCGACGCGCCGCCCGGCGCCCCGCGCGGCCTCAAAAACCGGCAACATAACTTGAGCGGTTCGAGCATTCACGTTCGCCAGCGACCGTCGGTATTCGTCGAGATCCAGCGCGCGGGTGGCGACGCCGCTATCCATAGCTGCCTTTGCGACAGCGGGTGCGACCTCAGTAATGAGACGTGGATCGAACGGAGTTGGGATGATGTATTCCGGCCCGAAGACAAGTTTGCGCCCACCGTGCGCCTGCGTCACGCTGTCATGTGCAGCGACACGTGCAAGGGCCGCGATCGCCTCGGCCGCAGCTACCTTCATTTCCTCGTTAATCTGCGTGGCGCCAACATCGAGCGCCCCACGGAAAATATAAGGAAAACAGAGTACGTTGTTGACCTGGTTAGGATAGTCCGAACGACCGGTAGCAACTATCGCGTCTTTCCGCACGGCATTGACGAGCTCGGGTCTGATCTCGGGTTCTGGGTTGGCAAGCGCGAAAATCAGAGGATTTTCCGCGAGCAAAGGCAGCCACTCGCTTTTGAGTACGCCCGGTGCGGAGAGACCTAGGAAGACGTTTGCACCAGGCAACACCTCCGGCAAAGTGCGTGCATCCGTCTCGCGCGCGTAACGCGCCATGTTCGGCAGCATTCCAAGTCGCCGCGAATGGATGACTCCCTCCTTGTCCGTCATGGTGACGTTTTCAACCGGCAGTCCCATCGATACGAGCAGGTCAACACAGGCGAGCGCCGCGGCCCCTGCGCCGGAGGTAACCAGCCGAGCGTCAGACAGTGCTATGCCCTGCAAAACCAGCGCATTCCGAACCGCCGCGGCGACGACGATTGCGGTGCCATGCTGGTCATCATGGAACACGGGAATGTTCATGCGCCCTTTGAGCGCTGCCTCGATGGCGAAGCACTCGGGTGCCTTGATGTCCTCCAGGTTGATGCCGCCAAAGGTGGGTTCGAGCAGCGCGACAGCCTCAACGAACTGTTGCGGGTCGCCTGTGTCCACCTCTATGTCAAAGACGTCGATACCCGCGAATTTCTTGAACAGAACGGCCTTGCCCTCCATCACCGGCTTAGAGGCCAAGGCCCCGATCGCCCCCAAGCCCAGAACAGCAGTTCCGTTTGAGATTACTGCGACAAGATTGCCGCGAGCGGTGTATTCGAGCGCTTTGGCCGGATCCGCCGCAATTTCAATGCAAGGGGCCGCCACGCCGGGCGAATAAGCAAGCGCGAGATCGCGCTGGTTTACCATTCGTTTCGTGGGTTCAATTGCCAGCTTTCCCGGGCGCGGGAGACGGTGGTAATCAAGCGCCGCGCGCCGAAGGCTGTCGTCCATGATCCACTCCTTCATTCGGGTCGCGCACATTTACCAAAGACGTGCGATCCCGGGGCTCTCAAACACGTTCGAGCGACGCTTGTCGAGCAAATGAGGGGGCGTTCCACCACGTAAAATTGGGCAAGCGGCGACTGATGAGAATAAGCTCCCAGGGGTTTGGCTCCTGTGGCGATCGGTGCTCGACAGTCCACCGGGGCATGAGGTCCTCATACACCGGCGCGATAAGACGAGGAGCCTTCAAATGCCCACTTTCAAGCCTATGCGGAAGACGGCCATTCTTCTCGATTTTATCGTCGTCGATTGCGCAGAGGGCGGCATTGGAACCTCACCGCATGAAGTTCACGATCGGGACTTTTATAGCGCCGCGTGGCGGCTCGCCGGGGCAGACCATTTCGAATTTGCCGCGTGATCAAAGCGAGAGAATTCCCAGGTTGGCATTGGAAACCACGGCGCCGAAGCTGACGCGGGCTCGGTGAATCTTGCTCAAGGCAGGGAGCGCCTCTCACCAGACCGCCGCGATAGGGAGGATTTGAATTGATGGGCAAGTCAGCCCATATAAGTACGATGACTGTTCAATTGCCTTGTGTTTGCCGAGAGCCTCAGCGCCTCATATTCGGCTCTTAGCCGGGCGCCCGCCGAGCTATCGGCGAGTGTCCGGTAAGGCATCGGACGCGCTGGCGCGATCCTGCGCGAGACCCTTTAACAAGCTCTGATGCCAAGCAAATTCCCATTCATCACGGACGGCGACCTGCGCTCGCAGCCAATGCGTCCGATGGAAAAGGACCTGTGTAAATGGCAACCTCCTCTGACCGGATAAGACCGCGATCGAGAGCCGCTTTGCAGATCGAATCTATGCTTAAGCGTTATCCTCGGCTCGAAGAGGCCGAACTGGAACGGCTCATCGAGCTGT encodes:
- a CDS encoding FUSC family protein → MTIPLAALRRLPPIALDIDPQKLLFSMSSFIAAALTLGVAFWASLPRPWWALLTVYVTAQPMAGAFRPKALYRLGGIATGAVVTIALVPNLQSTPELLVLCLAVWTGFCIYIAVLDRTPRAFLFQMAAFSSAVMSFPYLDDPGNIFETTIARVEEMTLAILCVTASHALLQPWSATPVIRARAQAFLSHARRWTAEALGRHHTRLENEHRRTLAADVTELGMIAIHLPFDQRWAPATMRRVTALQQHLANILPLASAAANRLDRLRESASLPPVLEALLEDTIGWLVCEDGQLAQVGPLVRRCEAMALEAEAKGDWTALLTASACTRIAEFLTALAASHRLAARIGSPGRPNLAAATAYRFVLARDHGVAALAGFATGTAILLYCAVWILLAWPNGSATAAFAALITCSFAAQDDPAPIIAHYLLATLKTFPLAALYLFVILPRVDGYEMLIITLAPALLWMGYIQADPKRSPQALPMFSCFIVAMGFLARFQADFALFVNTGLAQLGGIVATLAVTRMFRSANAAWTARRILRANWGELSQLADIRRPFLAERWTAMAVDRLGQVAARMAFAAPGDALHAADGLADMRVGRNIIPIRSALPHVPHEARHLLGVALARLSRFYGERWREGQAIAPPQMLLVELDKALNALLGLELNAPRRRALRALVGVRCNLFPTSAPLVPDETV
- a CDS encoding DUF1656 domain-containing protein; its protein translation is MIDEIQILGVYVPAALAWAVVAAIFVYALRAPLQQLPVYRLLWHPSLLELALFVLSWWGLSALADTFL
- a CDS encoding efflux RND transporter periplasmic adaptor subunit, giving the protein MLHRQNLLRSAVTATVILVILGGIYALWLRYQVEPITRDGKVRADMVPVAADVGGLVSEVRVSDNETVKKGDLLFVIDRPRYRLALEQAEANLVNAQTALAQAVREDRRNRAMAELIAAEAIEQGRAKVEGLRAAVGQAVAARDLAHFNLERTLVRAPVEGTVSNFSLQPGTYLSAGKPALALVFDRSLRVEGYFEETKLPAIKVGDRASIYLMGVADEISGHVQSIAGGVEDRERAGSDGQLANVNPSFTWVRLAQRIPVRIVIDKVPANVRLIPGQTATVVVHPRNDGREVHRSLPW
- a CDS encoding efflux transporter outer membrane subunit; its protein translation is MVRARLLLAVALLSGCAKVGPDYHVPDAALVHIPAAQGAFRLGGAVSVAEPLPDRWWQLYNDPVLDSLVTQALAANTDLRIAQANLERALALLDASGASRELQGRVDVDTSHSQRSAEAELSHAKPPERQIYNAGIAVSYDLDLFGGLKRGIEAVNADAEAAVAARDLVRVNVAAETARAYSDICNSGSQIQVLDRAIALQENILRLTRILIVHGRAAPYEIDRRQVALETSRSRLPRLAARQRNALLRLTALLGRVPGEADTELLRCNSPLHIVQAVPVGDGQALLKRRPDIRLAERHLAASTARIGVATAELYPEIRLGASAGSTGAAADFLSPLTNRFGFGPSISWMLNRHVVRARINAADAQSRADLAAFDGAVLRSLREVETALNSYEAGIVQQQRLESARAEATLVARRTAQLRRGGKIGELPAIEADRDLVAMEQAAAEGQAAINDDQITLFLALGGGWGSGER
- a CDS encoding NADP-dependent malic enzyme; the encoded protein is MDDSLRRAALDYHRLPRPGKLAIEPTKRMVNQRDLALAYSPGVAAPCIEIAADPAKALEYTARGNLVAVISNGTAVLGLGAIGALASKPVMEGKAVLFKKFAGIDVFDIEVDTGDPQQFVEAVALLEPTFGGINLEDIKAPECFAIEAALKGRMNIPVFHDDQHGTAIVVAAAVRNALVLQGIALSDARLVTSGAGAAALACVDLLVSMGLPVENVTMTDKEGVIHSRRLGMLPNMARYARETDARTLPEVLPGANVFLGLSAPGVLKSEWLPLLAENPLIFALANPEPEIRPELVNAVRKDAIVATGRSDYPNQVNNVLCFPYIFRGALDVGATQINEEMKVAAAEAIAALARVAAHDSVTQAHGGRKLVFGPEYIIPTPFDPRLITEVAPAVAKAAMDSGVATRALDLDEYRRSLANVNARTAQVMLPVFEAARGAGRRVAYGEGEDGRVLRAVQDALQEGMVRPTLVARRRILERKLPELGLQIDIDRDLDLVDTETDHELLGKLADAYLAVSARKGVPATQVHRHVQRSPTVTAAMLLKTGQVDAALVGGNSEYWGEIEHVLRIIDRVQGRVYALSGLILDAGALFLADTHMVPDPTAEQVAEMTLLAAEAVRRFGLEPRIAMLSHSNFGSSHSPSARKMRTATALVRDAAPDLQVDGEMHSDVALSEALRDKLVPHSRFRGAANLLIMPNLDAANITLTALSASSGSPTIGPMLLGLAQPIHVLTPGVTARGILNLTSVAVCGVSPNLE